The Neofelis nebulosa isolate mNeoNeb1 chromosome 16, mNeoNeb1.pri, whole genome shotgun sequence genome includes a window with the following:
- the KIF19 gene encoding kinesin-like protein KIF19 — MKDSRDSKDQQLMVALRVRPISVAELEEGATLIAHKVDEQMVVLMDPMEDPDDILRAHRSREKSYLFDVAFDFTATQEMVYQATTKSLIEGVISGYNATVFAYGPTGCGKTYTMLGTDREPGIYVRTLNDLFRAIEETSNDMEYEVSMSYLEIYNEMIRDLLNPALGYLELREDSKGVIQVAGITEVSTINAKEIMQLLMKGNRQRTQEPTAANQTSSRSHAVLQVAVRQRSRVKNVLQEVRQGRLFMIDLAGSERASQTQNRGQRMKEGAHINRSLLALGNCINALSDKNSNKYINYRDSKLTRLLKDSLGGNSRTVMIAHISPASSAFEESRNTLTYAGRAKNIKTRVKQNLLNVSYHIAQYTSIIADLRGEIQRLKCKIDEQGGRGQARGRPERGDIRHIQAEVQLHSEKGEQAEMGQLREQLISAFQEQMDVRRQLLELENHAMEVQIDISRHLLTIAGWEHEKSRRALKWREEQRKESYTKDDSEKDSDTGDDQPDTLEPPEVASARESIAALVGEQKKLRKQKLALEQRCRELRARGRRLEETLPRRIGSEEQREVLSLLCRVHELEVENTEMQSHALLRDGALRHRREAVRRLEQHRSLCDEIIQGQRQIIDDYNLAVPQRLEDLYEVYLRELEEGSLERATIMDRVASRALQDSSLPRIAPAGTALTPESDPESVKTLSSEVQRPQNSILPPLSTESEANRVFKASPRAWHVKSSSVPTPPPIQIGGLVTQEVPPEDGPVSLSSRINSSPDSSENLSEIPLSYKEKEILTGTKCISVKAARRRSRALGAEGRHLLAPAMECSSLSLPSLSEADSQPPGPLACKRPPSPTLQHAASEDNLSSSTGEAPSQAVGPVGDGPGPWMRGQKKSPGKRREESLEAKKRKRRSRSFEVTGQGLSRPKTHLLGPRPTESISDHRVPVCGHPAPGIRHLGKVMLPLAKVKLPPSQSTGPGDSSPLALPSNPAGISRRAARGPRLPHGASTHGKDVRFRHT, encoded by the exons GTGGCGCTCCGGGTCCGGCCCATCAGCGTGGCAGAGCTGGAGGAAGGAGCCACCCTCATCGCCCATAAAGTAGATGAGCAG ATGGTGGTTCTCATGGACCCAATGGAGGACCCCGATGATATCCTTCGAGCACACCGTTCCCGGGAGAAGTCCTACCTGTTTGACGTGGCCTTTGACTTCACCGCCACCCAG GAGATGGTGTATCAGGCCACCACCAAGAGCCTCATCGAAGGCGTCATCTCAGGCTACAACGCCACTGTCTTTGCTTATGGCCCCACAG GCTGTGGGAAAACCTACACTATGCTGGGCACGGACCGTGAGCCTGGCATCTACGTTCGGACCCTCAATGACCTCTTCCGTGCCATTGAGGAGACCAGCAATGACATGGAATATGAGGTGTCCATGTCCTACCTGGAG atcTACAATGAGATGATCCGGGACCTGCTGAACCCCGCCCTGGGGTACCTAGAGCTGAGGGAGGACTCCAAAGGGGTGATCCAGGTGGCTGGAATCACTGAGGTCTCCACCATCAATGCCAAAGAG ATCATGCAGCTGCTGATGAAGGGGAACCGGCAGAGGACCCAGGAGCCCACGGCGGCCAACCAGACGTCCTCCCGCTCCCACGCCGTGCTCCAGGTGGCCGTGCGCCAGCGCAGCCGGGTCAAAAATGTCCTGCAGGAGGTGCGGCAGGGCCGCCTGTTCATGATTGACCTGGCTGGCTCTGAGCGTGCCTCCCAG acacagAACCGTGGGCAGCGCATGAAGGAGGGGGCCCACATCAACCGCTCCCTGCTGGCCCTGGGCAACTGCATCAACGCGCTGAGCGACAAGAACAGTAACAAGTACATCAACTACCGTGACAGCAAGCTCACGCGGCTCCTGAAG GATTCCCTGGGCGGGAACAGCCGCACCGTGATGATCGCCCACATCAGTCCCGCGAGCAGCGCCTTTGAGGAGTCCCGGAACACCCTGACCTACGCTGGCCGGGCCAAGAACATCAAGACCAGG GTGAAACAGAATCTGCTCAACGTCTCCTACCACATCGCCCAGTACACCAGCATCATCGCGGACCTGCGGGGCGAGATCCAGAGGCTCAAGTGCAAGATCGATGAGCAGGGTGGGCGGGGCCAGGCCCGGGGCCGGCCGGAGCGGGGTGACATCCGCCACATCCAAG CCGAGGTCCAACTTCACAGTGAAAAGGGCGAGCAGGCCGAGATGGGACAGTTGCGGGAGCAGCTCATCAGCGCCTTCCAGGAGCAGATGGACGTTCGGAGGCAGCTGCTGGAGCTGGAGAACCACGCCATGGAGGTCCAGATCGACATCTCCCGCCACCTGCTCACCATTGCCGG CTGGGAGCACGAGAAGTCACGCAGGGCGCTCAAATGGCGGGAGGAGCAGCGGAAGGAATCCTACACCAAGGACGACAGCGAGAAGGACTCAGACACGGGCGATGACCAGCCAGACACCCTGGAGCCCCCGGAAGTGGCCTCGGCCCGGGAGAGCATTGCTGCCCTGGTGGGCGAGCAGAAGAAGCTGCGGAAGCAGAAg CTGGCGCTGGAGCAGCGCTGCCGCGAGCTGCGGGCGCGGGGCCGGCGCCTGGAGGAGACGCTGCCGCGGCGCATCGGCTCCGAGGAGCAGCGCGAGGTGCTCAGCCTGCTGTGTCGCGTGCACGAGCTGGAGGTGGAGAACACGGAGATGCAGTCGCACGCGCTGCTCCGGGACGGCGCGCTCCGCCACCGCCGCGAGGCCGTGCGCCGCCTGGAGCAGCACCGCAGCCTCTGCGACGAGATCATCCAAGGCCAGCGGCAGATCATCGACG ACTACAACCTGGCCGTCCCGCAACGCCTGGAGGACCTATATGAAGTGTACCTGCGGGAGCTGGAGGAGGGCAGCCTGGAGCGGGCCACCATCATGGACCGGGTGGCCTCTAGGGCCCTGCAG GACAGCTCCTTGCCCAGAATTGCCCCAGCAGGAACCGCGCTGACTCCGGAGTCTGACCCGGAGAGTGTGAAGACGCTGAGCTCTGAGGTCCAGCGCCCGCAGAACAGCATCCTCCCGCCCCTCAGCACGGAGAG TGAAGCCAACCGCGTGTTCAAAGCCAGTCCCCGGGCCTGGCACGTGAAGAGCTCCTctgtgcccaccccaccccccatccagaTCGGCGGCCTGGTGACCCAGGAG GTGCCCCCTGAGGATGGCCCGGTCAGCCTGAGCAGCAGGATCAACTCTTCCCCCGACAGCAGTGAGAACCTATCAGAGATCCCCTTGTCCTACAAAG AGAAGGAGATCCTGACGGGCACCAAGTGCATCTCAGTGAAGGCCGCCAGGCGGCGCTCGCGGGCTTTGGGCGCCGAGGGGCGCCACCTGCTGGCACCTGCGATGGAGTGCAGCAGCCTGTCTCTGCCCTCGCTGAGTGAGGCCGATTCGCAGCCCCCGGGCCCTCTGGCCTGCAAGCGGCCACCCAGCCCCACGCTGCAGCACGCTGCCAGTGAGGACAACCTGTCTAGCAGCACAGGAGAGGCCCCATCCCAGGCAGTCGGGCCTGTCGGCGACGGCCCCGGGCCCTGGATGCGTGGCCAGAAGAAAAGCCCGGGCAAGAGACGGGAGGAGTCCCTGGAGGCCAAGAAGAGGAAACGGAGGTCCCGGTCCTTTGAGGTCACGGGGCAAGGG CTCTCCCGCCCCAAGACACACCTCCTGGGGCCCCGTCCCACAGAGAGCATCTCGGACCACAGGGTGCCCGTGTGTGGACACCCAGCACCTGGTATCCGGCATCTGGGAAAGGTCATGCTGCCTTTGGCCAAGGTCAAACTCCCTCCAAGCCAGAGCACGG GCCCTGGGGACTCCTCACCCCTCGCTCTTCCCTCCAACCCAGCTGGTATTTCTCGACGGGCTGCCCGTGGGCCCCGGCTGCCTCATGGCGCAAGCACCCATGGCAAAGACGTACGCTTCCGGCATACCTGA